In Pan troglodytes isolate AG18354 chromosome 21, NHGRI_mPanTro3-v2.0_pri, whole genome shotgun sequence, one genomic interval encodes:
- the LOC746839 gene encoding LOW QUALITY PROTEIN: small ribosomal subunit protein eS6-like (The sequence of the model RefSeq protein was modified relative to this genomic sequence to represent the inferred CDS: deleted 1 base in 1 codon) has translation MKLNISFPATGCQKLIEVDDERKLRTFYEKHMATEVAADALGAEWKGYVVRISGGNDKQGFPMKQGVLTHGRVRLLLSKGHSCYRPRRTGETKRKSVRGCIVDANLSVLNLVIVKKKGEKDIPGLTDTTVPRRLGPKRASRIRKLFNLSKEDDVRQYVVRKPLNKEGKKPRTKAPKIQRLVTPRVLQHTRRRIALKKQRTKKNKEEAAEYAQLLAKRMKEAKEKRQEQIAKRRRLSCLRASTSKSESSQK, from the exons ATGAAGCTGAACATCTCCTTCCCAGCCACTGGCTGCCAGAAACTCATTGAAGTGGACGATGAACGCAAACTTCGTACTTTTTATGAGAAGCATATGGCCACAGAAGTTGCTGCTGACGCTCTGGGTGCAGAATGGAAGGGTTATGTGGTCCGAATCAGTGGTGGGAACGATAAACAAGGTTTCCCCATGAAGCAGGGTGTCTTGACCCATGGCCGTGTCCGCCTGCTACTGAGTAAGGGGCATTCCTGTTACAGACCAAGGAGAActggagaaacaaagagaaaatcagtTCGTGGTTGCATTGTGGATGCAAATTTGAGCGTTCTCAACTtggttattgtaaaaaaaaaaggagagaaggataTTCCTGGACTGACTGATACTACAGTGCCTCGCCGCCTGGGCCCCAAAAGAGCTAGCAGAATCCGCAAACTTTTCAATCTCTCTAAAGAAGATGATGTCCGCCAGTATGTTGTAAGAAAGCCCTTAAATAAAGAAGGTAAGAAACCTAGGACCAAAGCACCCAAGATTCAGCGTCTTGTTACTCCACGTGTCCTGCAGCACACACGGCGGCGTATTGCTCTGAAGAAGCAGCgtactaag aaaaataaagaagaggctGCAGAATATGCTCAACTTTTGGCCAAGAGAATGAAGGAGGCTAAGGAGAAGCGCCAGGAACAAATTGCAAAGAGACGCAGACTTTCCTGTCTGCGAGCTTCTACTTCTAAGTCTGAATCCAGTCAGAAATAA